ggatgatacgagtagttgatacgaatagtctagtggtcacatagcatgggaagcccccacctatataacttactatcggcccagtagagccaccctttacttactgttacgcacttacttactgtgaactcgctcaactagtttgttgatcattctgttacatgccttgcagatcgttaggtacatggagcttgcacaaggaggagccggtcgttgtggacaaggatcgtaatactttgttggacacttatgacatttcagtatatttaatttgggtttataacaatgcttccgctacttaaacaatgcttggttttgaaacatcgatcatgtcatgatgaactactttaatgacttttaatattattaaatgctatgtttgatatgattgatggcttgatcctggtcagtcacgcctccaagcgatgagactccgcgtgtggattttgggggtgtgacacagtaGACACATTAAATGTGTACTGTTTGACTAACTAATAATTATATTAATGAAATGTTCATCTTGTAGTGTTTATTAATTGTTTATCTCAAATGAATGGTCCAATTAATGAATTTTTATCATGTTAACACTTCACAGATTTTATAATGGGTGGTACAAATCCATATTCACATGCATCAACATCGGTAAACCATACAAACATAAATACAAATATCGTCTGATGCAAACACCGTCCTAAAAAGTTCAAATAGAGATATGGCTTGGGAATGGGGAGAGTGTAGAGATCCCTCGAGAAAACAATGCATATGGTGCAAACTTTGTGGTTATAAGATGAGCGGAGGAATTACACGTCTAAAGCAACATCTTACTCATACCGGAGGACAAGTCAAAGGTTGTACAAAAGTGAGTGTTGATATCCAACATAGAGTCTCAGCGTCAattaaagaaaaggaaaaggtagAACTAGAAAAGAAATATGGAGATTCTTAGATCACACTCGATTGACGTTGATGAAGACGAGGATGAGGACGATCAATATAATGTACAAGAAGTTGGTACAAAAAAACATttcaaagaaaaagaaatttgtggCTTCTAGCAATGTACGAGGTTCTATTGATACCATGTTTAAGACCGATCATGGAAAAACAAAGCAAACTACAATGGATAGAAATAATCCAATAAAAGGGAAGTTAAAGACAGAAGCTTGGGATAAATTTGCAACTTGGGCTTATTCGATTGGTTTACCCTTCAATGTCGTACGTGATGAAGGTTTCCAAGATATGATCAATGCCATTGGAGAATATGGAAGAGGTATTTAAATGCGATAAAGATTTATTgatagtttattatttattaatttgtTTATTACTTAAAGTTTATAAGTTAATACATTATTATAGGTATGCCAGCTCCATCTTATCATAATATTCATGTGTCATTGATGAAACAAAAGTTGGAAGAAACGAAAGAATTTGTGGATTCGTTTCGGCCACATTGGGAAGAATGTCGGTGTAGCATCATGTCTGATTTTTGGACTGACGGGAAAGGAAGGTGTTTGATAAACTTCCTAGTCAATTTTCCTTTTGGAACAGTATTTTTGAAATCAATTGATGCATCGGAGCATGTGAAGAGTGCTGATTTAATTGTGAAGATGATAAATGAGGATAATAGAAGTTGGAGAGGCGAACATTATGCAACTACTTTTACTTATGCTATTTGTTAAGATGccataaaatattatttaacattaTGTTTTTActtatgtttttactttatttctTATAGTTCATTACAGATAACGGGTCAAACTTTAAAGCCGCTGGAAAGATTTTACAAGAAGAACATCCTAGGATGTTTTGGACTCCTTGTGCAGCACAATGTGTGAACCTCATGATTCAAGATATTGGTGAGAAAATACCAAAGATAAAGACTACCCTGGCTGATGCAAGAGCAATGGTGGTTTTCATTTACATCCACGGAAGGTTTCTTAATCTAATGAGGAAGTTGACGAGAAACAAAGAGCTGCACAGGTCTTGTGTAACTAGGTTTGCAACTCAGTTTTATACCATTCAGAGTGTCCACGAGAATCGACATCATATTCGAGTATTGTTTGTCTCTGAAGAATGGAGGAAAAGTAGTTTTTAAAGAAAGCGACTGGACATAGAGTCGAGCGAATAGTGGGAAGAACGGATTTTTGGGGCAACATACAACTAGCTTGTCAAGTGCTAGCTCCATTGGTTGATGTGGTTAGATTGGTTGATACGGAAGAGAAGCCAAGTATGGGTTATATCTATGATGCAATGGTTAGAGTCAAGGAACAAATCAAGAAAAATGTAACTGATGAAAGACTTGTCCATAAAATTTTAGGTATGATTTAAGCAAGATGGACCGACCAACTCCATTACCCGTTACATGCAGGTATTAATTATTGAACTTAAAATTGATTTGTgtaaaattaaattaatatagATCGTTTACTTTTAATATTAACTCTTTATTTAATGTGTTGAAGTTGGATATTACTTGAACCCCGCTATTTTACATGGGGAAAATTCGaaagataaaaagaagaatgCGGAAATTTTGACGAGACTTTACGTGGCTATTGACTGTCTAGTGCCCAATATAGAGGAGAATGATAAAGTGAGGCAGGACTTGAATCTATACATTGATTCCGTTGGGCAATTTGGATCCACGGCTACTATAAGGGGTAGAACGAAAGTTGCACCATGTAAGtatatatatagtttatttttttattaaatcactccaattatttataataaatatGTAAATGATTAAATGTAGATATATGGTGGCGCACATATGGGATCGACACACCTTTGCTCCAAACATTTACTATTAGTGTCCTTAGTCAAACTTGTAGCGCTTCACCTTGTGAACGCAATTGGAGTACATTTGACAATGTAAGTTCTTTCTGTTAAATTACATTTAATTTAACTTATTTACTTCGTTAAGTAATTTTTTATTCTTTATGTTCACTTACATTCAAAGAAAAGAAATTGTCTTTTGCAACAAAAACTCAATGATCTTGTATTCATTGAATACAACACAAGGTTACAAAGGTGCTTCAACTCATTAAAGCCAACAGATCTTTGGATCCTATTTTGTTGAGAGACGTAGAGGAAAATGATGATTGGGTTACACCAACACAAGATGAGCTTCAAGAGTTTGTTGGCGGTACGGATGGTCTTCGTTGGTCGGATGTACAAGAGGCAATGGGAGGAAACGAAGAAGTTAGGCCAGGTACTAGGACCAAAAGATCGCGCTATAgagatgacgatgatgatgttcGAATTCATGTAGAAGATGATCTTAATGTACAATTGGATGAGATGGTTGATGTGGACCCGGAGGAAGATTTTATGGCTTATGATTAGGTTTTAGTGTTTTAGGTTATGAATTATGATGAACAAATGAACAATCGGATGCCTTGGTTGATCTTGATGAACACTTCTTTATTTTGCTATTAATATTATATAGGTTCTAGACTTCTAGTATGTGTATATAGGCTCTAgatgtgaatatatatatatatatatatgcatgatattataaattaccgatatctcaccgcgataaactatatctcaaatatcggtacttgaccgataaccgatatttttccgcattaactgcatagccgGCAAGACCGATCAAGGTCAAAATTGCGCTTATAACTTAATCATTGCGCTTATCTTAATATGATTAGCGTGGAATAAATATGTTTATAGGTTCATATGATCGGGTGGCCAAGGGTGACTCGCTATGATAGATGATAAAGAGAAGGCGTACAAGATTAAAGTAACGGCCCATGAGCCTTACACATGAAAGACGCATACGGAAAGGCCTATGATAACCCTAGACCAAAGAGATGAACGCCTTGAAAACAAAAATGTCAAACTAAGGAAAATAAAAGCAATAAGGGAACATTGGAAGGGCGTCGGGCACCACTTTGGAGTCCGAAAGACACTACCATACCTTATTGATTAAAATGTGAGCAACGCTCAAGTGAAAACCAAAACTAATTCCCTTGGGCTTAACCCAAGGAGCAACGTaaaaaggtttcggggacgaaacctctttaagggggtagatttgtaacatcccaaaaaAATGAATTTGCTAACTAAACCAAATTAGCCGGGGATGAGCGGGTAAAATGCTATTAGTGGTAAATATTAACCCGAAAAACGTTAGGATTCAAACAAATGAATCTAATGTTATATAAAAAGTGAATGAATgctttttagaaaaataaatttataaaagGCTCGGGCAACCGAGACTTGAACTAAATCGGGCCAGTTATTCTCTATGACGACCCGGAACCCAATTTTATTAAGTAGTACATTTTTAAGTATGACATGAAACAAAAGTAACCAAGTTATCTAAGTTAGTAATATGATGAGTAAAATATTAAAAGGTAAGTGGGTTAAGGCTAAACATAAGTAACTAGCTAAACTCAAGGGGCTAAAGTTGGACAAATGAGAAGTTTAATGATTAAAAAgctgaatttataaaaaaaacactgGTGTGTGTTTTAGTCGaccaaagagagagagagagaaaggggaaGAACACCAAAAACCTAATTTGAAGAATCTAAAGAAATCAATATGAAATCTAAGTGTTTGGCTTGCATGATTAAAGATTTCAAGCCACTAACATCATTAATACATAAGGTATGTGGTGAATTTCATTATGATGAATTTTGATGTCAAATGGATTTTGATAATATGACGAAATTGATTATGTACGGATGTTCATAAGCATCATACTAGTTTGTAGGTGTAAAATACTTGAACAGTTTAGAGGTTTAAGTATATGTTCATACTTGACATGAAATGAGTTTTGTATGATATAAGGAAATCGATGTTATATTGATGTTGAAATGTGTTTGAAATCATCATTTATACAAGAATATGTGGGGAACTTGAATAATATAGGTGTTCAGATGAATGTCTAATTATATGGtgaaatggtttttttttttttttttttttttgcatatgaGATGAAAACCCCAATTTCTAGTGTCATAGTTTGATGAATTAGTTTATGATGCTTGAAATTTTATGTTAACTTGATGTTGTTAAGTATATAAATTTGTTAAATTGGTAGAAATAAGGTAATTATGTATGATAAATTTAGCTAATATGATAGACTAAAAATGATGCCTACCAAGTGTATGATAAAATGTTTAAATGAGTTTATTAAACTTGTTAATGCATTTGCATATATCATGTGGTAgtttgactttcaaaagtcaaactgacccATAATAGAATTGGATGAAAAAGATAGTATAAAAGTCCAAAAGGTGATGGTCATGGTGCaggatgactaatctaaccatatTATGGATATTATATAATAGTTTGAcacttgacaagctaggtgggagGCTTCGGTTGGATAATTAACTACAATCCGAAAGAGTAGTTTGAAAAGAAAACACGTTTTCAGCAAACACGGTCGGGTGATAACTTGACCCGGCCGGGTAAGAAGGCTGACACAAAAAAATGTGCTTAATGTTTTCATTCAAATGTTATGATTACTAATAGTTTGACCGTATAACTTAAACAATAATTGTTTTTAGTGTTTATGACAGGCTTTCACTAAGGCGGAAACCGGACGGAAAGATGACCAGGCacacgaagaaccgaacactcctAAACCGCCTTCTTCCCAGGATCATCCTTTTGGAAAGTTTAAGTATGATCATACATGGCAAAGCTTTCGGGTTTAAAAGCTTCAATATAGTATAATGTACATCGAGTGTAGTAATTCGTTTTGTCGGTTCGTTTGGGTTATTGGTTAACCCAGACGAGTaagttatttatttataaaaaaaaatctggGACCAAATCATCAGTTTATTAAAAATATTCTTTTAAATGAGTTAGAGTGTTACGCATTTGTTTATGCAAATATGTTTGTATGGAAACTACTATAAAAGCCAATGTTTAATTAGAATGGGTCTTACAAATCCAACACCAGACCATGATGCCTACCAAAATAACGGTTGGATATTTTAAACTGAGGCGAAATCCTATCTAGGTATAGAACTTCCTACTTTAGACTTCCAATGAGTGTAAACTCATGAAGAACATCAACTACCATGGTGTCCAAATGGGTGTTCTATCAAGACagacttttgtcacaccccacccgatgacggaaacatcggggcgcggcactgagcgaaacagattgtccaggagtttccataacaactacgattaccaattatttaagcatcacgtcccataccatgacatagcAAGTTAGCATAGTTATTACAGGCAATTCAAAGACAAATAGTTCTGTTTTGACAACTCAAATATAAATAAATTGTTCGTtagtttctagactctcctaatCTCGATTCCATCAAATAGCaagcaagcatcctaagcacctatcacatacgttaaaataagggTCAAGaaacatagtgtaaaggtgagcatacaagtttgataatataatagagtttgaaatcgttcacgcataaccagcatgtaatatgtagcaaagtgaaagctagtaggttatcgacagagaaatatgaacagacgtgactgcgagttgtagttgtagaatgcgcaacacatatccccactgggacacgtgaagtaaagcccttaacaacccctgtccacgacaggtgctgagtccaaactatagtactatcgttgctaaggtgtcaggcaacaatcactgtgttaacataacgtacaagcattcatcgaataacacatagcatgcaataacggttagcgtataaatagtgtttgcgttgtgtgtcgattgtgatttagaataagtaacgtatgtaacacccaaaagtgcgtaaagcaaaaagggatagagtatactcacagatagcgtttaagtTAATAAACACTATCTTGGATTGAaaggagcgctgagagattagcctgaacagttaacgatagcataagcgaagaaTGGCGCGTAAAATAGTGCAAAAGAACCAAGTGTCgaacggcaatccgatcggatggcaatccgatcggttggccatgatgtcaatccgttcggatggtcatccgatcggatggccattcgattggattgacattcatttggtaaggatgtgtttgtgtatgatggctttgaatttttcgttgtagcattttaaaaacagagaagtatctctacctttcaggtcgcttgatgttcgatcgaatggcgATCCGTTCGGCGAGACATTTCTCAgggaacaagttcacagcaggattgtcactcgatcggatggtctaccgatcggatggcaatccgatagAACTGACTAtacattgaacatgttgaaaattgtttaagtgttgggACTAAGtgcaatccgatcagatggttGTTCGATTGGATGGCAATCTGTCCCAACGATCTGATCGTCTTGGcacttgattattttgaaagtttttgaggtttgatcgagacggtgtgaaaacgtgctaaacaacagaaactcCATCATGACTCAAgtgatccgatcgaacaggaataaCCCTAGTCcaatcagttaactgttcgagacggttgttcatgtttaacccgaaatcagttgtCTCTTAGATAGAATTCGGATCTTggaccaacacatcactaagaaagagtagaagatcagaacgagcttcgattctatcggttttgagtgcattgagtgtaaaagagttgaaagaaggttggaaaaccatctttcaatcttttTAACTCTAAAAATGTTTGGATCTGTGCGAAAACATTGTTTGTTCATGTGGAAATctttcagatctaagttgttcttggtggaatgaagccaaatcttgaagttcataagaactccatgatgacatcaccctagaacacctcaaatccgttgatttcacggttaaaagttaagattcaaaggtgaaaaagatgaaggagtgtgtgtagatcatagaagtgcaagatttaggttgaaaacttacaagaatcgcgagaaatcgagagaaatgaGGGCTTTAGTGCAGCTGGTCGAAtgagggagctgtcacatcaagtgatgtgacaggaggggtaTTTGTAGGTTGCTAAAAAGGGAAAGGGTGCAAGTGTCGAACGGGGTGCACCTCGATCGGATGACACTCCAATCGGATGGTAATctgatcggatggtaatccgatcggatggccatccgatcgagtggctccgacgagTTGCGTTTCGACGTTttgattcgcgtgttgagcgttgtgATGCGTTTAAGCGAGGTTCGATGCGATGTGATAGTATTAGACAATAACTACGATTAGCTCAATCAAAACacgctatatctaacatacaatcatcctaagtaAATTGCGCTTAGCGTTGCGATTCGATTGCaatagagttgcgattgcattttgattaatcaccacaaacataaacataagtaaacatgcacaagtaacatataaatggtacacacacgtaaaacaatatccagaacgcataattcgggttgcgaatgtgatgcgataagcgataaagcgataaaacatgcgataaacttcgattattcacagatactccacataatacaactaaagcaaataaaataaaagattcgattacaagtcaaagaagtcaaatcagtaattaagcaaggagtgacagatcgcatttagcaatcttttcttcctttgacttcaatcttgactttgactttcgtaacacggggtgttacagcctcccctaattaagggaatttcgccccgaaattaggctttagcCATAACAAACAACTGCAGGTACTTcgtcttcatgtcgctttcgagttcccaggtgaactctgcgccacgttttccttcccagtgaaccttcacaatgggaatgtgcgagcgcctgagcttcttggtttctcggtccatgatctcgacaggcttatccatgaagtgtaatgtttcgtccacttgaaGATCCTCCAGTGGAACATGTAAATCCTGCTCAGccagacactttctgaggttcgaaacgtggaatgtcgggtggacgttgctaagttcctccggtagttcgagtctgtatgtgacaacccgaactttcaaggttagtaacGTTAAATCTCGTGATTCTAACTTCTCGTTAATTATTTCACTCCAATGCGCTGCGTTGAACATTTTGTGTTATTATAACTCGGTTAGTTGGCACGTATAATTGGGCCGCGCATATTGGGCCTTATACTTACTACCCATATcggccacacacacacacaaacgcaTACTCTGGGCCTTATATATTGGTTTCTTAAACTCTTGTTAGAATTCCTTGGCCCAATTGTGATCTGACTGAATAATTAAAGGATCGGCCCACTTGTGGGAATTTTGGTTTTATAATTGGGATATACGTGACTTTCCTATACTACTCATTATCACAACATAACAAACCAAACCCTATTCTCCTTTGCTTGCGGACGGCAGACGATACCCCCCCCCCTCGTGATAGCATCTTGATTGGTCGAGTTTTTTGTTAGTGTTTTCATATTTTTCCAAATTCTTATTTGTTTGATCTTAGTTGTGTGTATTCCTGGTTAACATAGTTGCATGGTATGTTTTATAAGTGTGAGAAAGTCTTCTTATGTTCTTGCATCTTGATAAGTATTTAGGGATTACAGGCTTGCTATAATTCTAGATTTCTTGTTACATGTTGAATCCGAGTAGTGTTTGTTGATGTGTTGTTGTTGTAGATGTGGAATCACGGGAAACTGGATGTTATGTTACTCGCATACTAGATGATGTTAGGGAGGCATGTTATTGAATTCGTTTGATGATACTGATCATATATGATAATTTAGCGAATGTGCTATGCTCATGAATTTGATATATTAACTAATGGATCAGTAGGTTAAAAATTAAAGTAATGGTTACCATGCTAGTTTTTGGGCTGCACATGTTCCGGGTAGTTATGGGCCGCACAACAAATAACGCTTTCTTGGGGTTGGGCCTAATGTAGTAAATTGGTAACATGCAACTTGTTTGGGCCTGATATAATTTCCATGTGACTCAAGTGTCTAGTACATGTAATGATTTTGATGTATGCTATGGTTAAGTGTGTTACATGATCAACTATTACTTGTCGCATGAATTATGTGTGTATATTTCATGAATGCAACTTGTGACGAAGTACGTGGTTAGACGTGAATACTAAACTGATTGTTACTGGTAAACCATGATACGACATACTTAATCAACTGATAAACAAGTAACATAAtctaccgagcactctaaggtgagttcatctctcttgagcatgcgtcccggtggttgggacagtctttGGATATCCCTGAGAGGGATTTGTTTTGGGTAAAtcatgggtattcctgagaggaatatgTCTTTTGGGTAaatctggaatgttggataatatactcatcctatcaccattaaagtccctccgtTTTGTTTGGTTATCTGAGAGGTAACaaggtattagttagtagcgctacttaggtttggcaccctcaccccgtacctgagaggacgggtgtgaactaatgacctagtcatgaccaatgctttgataggagcattggagaaagggcaatgtaaatcaggagccgtcttgtattcgggatattatcaacattaaattcaatggattaactaaacacttggtaaccaacgttttcgtaaaactatgaactcaccagcgttgtctgatacacttgttgcatgctcgcaggtcgttagatgtcttggatttggaacttgctgtctggagtagctggagtggttatgggtcgactggagggattcatgtgattgacGTATTGATTtttatacattggttttgaaacagtttaactttggtttactatttgcttccgctgaacaagttggttttcatttaaactcgttgatggtatttttcattaataatggaggattttattttgaaacttgtatgggttcaatgtaattagtggctcgttgttggtacatCACACGCCTAACaaggacattccctaggtggtattttgggggtgtgacagtttggtattagagccactggttatagtgaacttggttttaaaacatttttgtaaaaccagactattaccgaacagatccgaaatcaaccatgacactcagctccagattgcaaggttcatctcttgtttactattgtatagcatatctagtgtttgcttatgaataacaTCACACGTGAATACACACCTGGCACCATAGTATGAGTTATATGTCGTcaacccatgttacgtgttttTAGAGTGtgactcttcttgaactttcatgatctatgttgtggtgtCATTTGTCTTATTgctcgaattcggggaaccttttaACACGAATTGAGAGGAGCTGAGATAAATATGCAAattggattattattattattattatacgtgcacacataataataatgtggggtgcatgtgagtcccagtgaaaCTTGGCGAGTGCAAAAGGGGTTCTGCTCCGATAATTGACGTTATGTTAGAACTCAGTAGCTTATGGAGGTCATAGTAATGCTTGACTCCTACTTGAACTCGCATTTTAAATCTTTCCTCTTCTTGTATAGAAACATGAGCGGATGAGGCCATGGACGCGGCCACATTGCTATAACTCAGGCCGAACTAACCAACTTAATCAACACTCGTGtggctgaagccctagcggcttaccaggctggtacgatatgtgccaattactttCTATCCTTGTGTCGTATACTTGAATCTTACTTGTGTGTTGTACGTTCTTTTgttttaggtcaacctgcgaatcaaaacaatccacctgcttGTACATTCAAgacgttcatggattgtaagccacggaccttcagtgggactgaaggggctgtaggactcctgcgttggtttgagaaggcagaatcggtgtttgcaatgtgtaactgtcctgctggggacagagtgaagtatgctacaggcacactcgaggatggtgccttaacttgTTGGAATGCCCAGGTGCAGATGTTGGGCATCGAGATGGCTAATGCAACGACTTGGGATGATTTTAAGGAGTTAATGCAGGAAGAGTACTGTCCTCATGACGAGATTCAGAAGCTCGAGAACGAGTTCTATGATTTAAAGATGGAAGGATCCGAGAtcgaggcttacacgaaacgatCTCATGAACTAGCACTTTTGTGCCCTAACCTGTCTCGACCACCACATCgacgaattgagttgtatctcaagggcctAGCACCAGCTGTAAAGGGGTATGTCACTGCTGCGAACCATAACAATCTGCCCCAGATCATCCGTTTGGCACATAAAATTACTGATCAAGAGGTGGAGCGTGGCTCATTGCCGCCTCGTAAATCTGCCACTACCATTgctgctacagctaccacacctgctagtgataacaagcgaaaatggaaTGATGCTGACAAAGCAACCAATGCCAGTCAATCTCAGAAAAGAGCAGATAACAGTATCAACCACAATTTTAGCCGGTCGTCTTCTGTGAATCAAAATCAGAGTAACAATTCAAATCAGGGTACCTACCGGGAAAGCTACCAAAGTGTAATAAGTGTATGTTTCACCATCGCGGGCCGTGCACCCGGGTATGTCacaggtgcaacaaggtggggcatatggctaaagattgtagggtctggcttcctaagcagccgcagcagcagcaacaacaacaggagAGGCAGCAGCCTCAACAAAATCAGGGAAATCGAAAGGGGTGCTTTCACTGTGGTGATGAAGGTCATtataagcgggattgccctcagcttaatcagaatgttggcaacaataacaacactgggaacaacaatgggaatAATGGGGGAAACGGTGCGCATGGGCGAATGTTTACTATAGGAGCTGGGGAGGCTAGGAATGATGGCAACGTAGTGACTGGTATGTTTTCGGTAAACGATCTACttgcttctgttttatttgactctggtgccgattaGAGTTATGTATCCTTGGGGTTTAGTCGTCAGTTAGGATTGAGTCCTACACCACTTGTAACTAAACATATAGTAGAGCAAGCTGATGGTAAAACGATTGAAGCTTCACATGTTTTCGTTGGGTGCAAACTCGATcttatgggtcaagtgttcgacattgacctactcccgattactcttggaagttttgacGTGGTCATTGGAATAGACTGGTTGTCCAAGCACAAGGCGGAAATTCTCTGCAAGGAGAaaattgtgcgtattcctctccctagcGGAGAATCTTTATCGGTTAAGGGTCATCGTAGTGGTGCTATGGTTAGTATTATCTCTGcgatgaaggctcagaagtgtttgcgtaagggctaccctgctatttTAGCTCTTGTTACTGATTCGCAGTCTGACGAGAGGaggatcgaggatcttccagttgtttGTGAGTTTCCcgatgtttttcctgaagaactccctagtttacctcc
This genomic stretch from Helianthus annuus cultivar XRQ/B chromosome 8, HanXRQr2.0-SUNRISE, whole genome shotgun sequence harbors:
- the LOC110944588 gene encoding uncharacterized protein LOC110944588, with amino-acid sequence MYKKLVQKNISKKKKFVASSNVRGSIDTMFKTDHGKTKQTTMDRNNPIKGKLKTEAWDKFATWAYSIGLPFNVVRDEGFQDMINAIGEYGRGMPAPSYHNIHVSLMKQKLEETKEFVDSFRPHWEECRCSIMSDFWTDGKGRCLINFLVNFPFGTFITDNGSNFKAAGKILQEEHPRMFWTPCAAQCVNLMIQDIGEKIPKIKTTLADARAMVVFIYIHGRFLNLMRKLTRNKELHRLVDTEEKPSMGYIYDAMVRVKEQIKKNVTDERLVHKILVGYYLNPAILHGENSKDKKKNAEILTRLYVAIDCLVPNIEENDKVRQDLNLYIDSVGQFGSTATIRGRTKVAPYIWWRTYGIDTPLLQTFTISVLSQTCSASPCERNWSTFDNVTKVLQLIKANRSLDPILLRDVEENDDWVTPTQDELQEFVGGTDGLRWSDVQEAMGGNEEVRPGTRTKRSRYRDDDDDVRIHVEDDLNVQLDEMVDVDPEEDFMAYD